A stretch of the Massilia varians genome encodes the following:
- a CDS encoding GlxA family transcriptional regulator: MQPADLSTLAQERPLRVLLVNAGEPDMLTWSGLVQPLRLAAKLLGPELLHVDVRSPDKFSDSQRHWHLVLLVADEAEAALRPANCRALVDRCRAAPFWGGVGAGVLWLADAGALHGVRTALPWALYPDTNALAEQALFTPNLYEFDRNRLTCCGGAASIDFALTLVEMLFGAGLQAQVKEILCVDRVRGKDERQRVALQARFGTLQPKLTEAVALMEANIEEPLSTDEIAQLAGISRRQLERLFKQYLGSLPSRYYLELRLQRARKLLLETNYSIVQVGLMCGFSSGSHFSTAFGALFGNTPREERQRKLAQ; encoded by the coding sequence ATGCAGCCTGCTGACCTGTCCACCCTGGCACAGGAACGTCCGCTGCGCGTGCTGCTCGTGAACGCTGGCGAGCCGGACATGCTGACCTGGTCGGGCCTGGTCCAGCCGCTGCGCCTGGCCGCCAAGCTGCTGGGCCCCGAACTGCTGCATGTCGACGTGCGCAGTCCCGACAAGTTCAGCGACTCGCAGCGCCACTGGCACCTGGTGCTGCTGGTGGCCGACGAGGCCGAAGCCGCCCTGAGGCCGGCCAACTGCCGCGCCCTGGTCGACCGCTGCCGCGCGGCGCCGTTCTGGGGCGGGGTGGGGGCCGGCGTGCTGTGGCTGGCCGACGCCGGCGCCCTGCACGGCGTGCGCACCGCCTTGCCCTGGGCGCTGTATCCCGACACCAATGCGCTGGCCGAGCAGGCCCTGTTCACCCCCAACCTGTACGAGTTCGACCGCAACCGCCTGACCTGCTGCGGCGGCGCGGCCAGCATCGACTTCGCCCTCACCCTGGTCGAGATGCTGTTCGGCGCGGGCCTGCAGGCCCAGGTGAAGGAAATCCTGTGCGTGGACCGGGTGCGCGGCAAGGACGAGCGCCAGCGGGTGGCCCTGCAGGCGCGCTTCGGCACCCTGCAGCCGAAGCTGACCGAGGCGGTGGCCTTGATGGAAGCCAATATCGAAGAGCCCCTGTCCACCGACGAGATCGCGCAGCTGGCCGGCATCTCGCGACGCCAGCTGGAGCGCCTGTTCAAGCAATATCTCGGCAGCCTGCCTTCGCGCTACTACCTGGAGCTGCGCCTGCAGCGGGCGCGCAAACTCTTGCTCGAGACGAACTACTCGATCGTGCAGGTGGGGCTGATGTGCGGCTTCTCGTCCGGCTCGCATTTCTCGACGGCCTTCGGGGCCTTGTTCGGGAATACTCCACGCGAGGAGCGCCAGCGCAAGCTGGCACAATGA
- a CDS encoding MarR family winged helix-turn-helix transcriptional regulator, with protein sequence MQSFERFSGESVRQHGLTHAQFDIIATLGNTAGMSYKELGERTLITKGTLTGVIERLEQKGLVLRERSSDDKRSFFVRLTPAGEDVFRDVFPRVIAHGKQLFSNYGDADFDALENVLRKLREQIAAGSLPPQPPQAKELP encoded by the coding sequence ATGCAGAGCTTCGAGCGTTTTTCCGGCGAATCGGTGCGCCAGCACGGGTTGACGCACGCGCAGTTCGATATCATTGCCACGCTGGGCAACACGGCCGGCATGAGCTACAAGGAACTCGGCGAGCGCACCCTGATCACCAAGGGCACCCTCACCGGCGTGATCGAGCGGCTGGAGCAGAAAGGCCTGGTGCTGCGCGAACGCAGCAGCGACGACAAGCGCTCCTTCTTCGTGCGCCTCACGCCTGCCGGCGAGGACGTCTTCCGCGACGTCTTCCCCAGGGTGATCGCGCACGGCAAGCAGCTGTTTTCGAACTATGGCGACGCCGACTTCGATGCCCTGGAAAACGTCCTGCGCAAGCTGCGCGAGCAGATTGCCGCCGGCAGTCTTCCTCCTCAACCACCACAAGCAAAGGAATTGCCTTGA
- a CDS encoding HDOD domain-containing protein gives MDRLSALKSIAAQASRGELSFPTNVDATLKLQRALNEPDCHTEMAARLVQAEPLLAARTVAIANSVAYNRAGHDVTNVRAAVQRVGFRTLGALAASVIVRQLASEIIDPGLRAKADALWIHSAHVAALAQVIARRVSFVDPETALFAGIVHEVGGFYLLSRAGDFPGLLDDASGDSAAEWIEHGEVAIGRGVLLKLGVPVPVMGAIEALWNGMRALPPETLGDTLLLAKDLAPFPSPLHTRPGATTLDSAATIDFTIGEGTLAQVLAESAGEVKSLTAALL, from the coding sequence ATGGACCGACTCTCCGCCCTCAAGAGCATCGCCGCCCAGGCCAGCCGCGGCGAACTCAGCTTTCCTACGAACGTCGATGCGACCCTCAAGCTGCAGCGCGCGCTGAACGAGCCCGACTGCCACACCGAGATGGCGGCGCGCCTGGTGCAGGCCGAGCCCCTGCTCGCGGCGCGCACCGTGGCCATCGCCAATTCGGTGGCCTACAACCGCGCCGGCCATGACGTCACCAATGTCCGCGCAGCCGTGCAGCGCGTGGGTTTTCGCACCCTGGGCGCCCTGGCCGCCTCGGTCATCGTGCGCCAGCTGGCCAGTGAAATCATCGACCCCGGCCTGCGCGCCAAGGCCGACGCCCTGTGGATCCACTCGGCCCACGTGGCCGCGCTGGCGCAGGTGATCGCGCGCCGCGTCTCCTTCGTCGATCCGGAAACCGCGCTGTTCGCCGGCATCGTGCATGAGGTGGGCGGCTTCTACCTGCTCTCGCGCGCCGGCGACTTCCCCGGCCTGCTCGACGACGCCAGCGGCGACAGCGCCGCGGAATGGATCGAGCATGGCGAAGTGGCGATCGGCCGCGGCGTGCTGCTCAAGCTCGGCGTGCCGGTGCCCGTCATGGGCGCCATCGAAGCGCTGTGGAACGGCATGCGCGCCCTGCCGCCGGAAACCCTGGGCGACACCCTGCTGCTGGCCAAGGACCTGGCCCCCTTCCCTTCGCCGCTGCACACGCGTCCGGGCGCGACCACGCTCGATTCGGCCGCCACCATCGATTTCACCATCGGCGAGGGCACCCTGGCCCAGGTGCTAGCCGAATCGGCCGGCGAAGTGAAGAGCCTGACCGCGGCCCTGCTCTGA
- a CDS encoding FAD-binding oxidoreductase encodes MHPPRRRFLAQAMAGAGLLALSPSHALAASGIAIPNITGLYPVEVARVAAPRSTEEVAQAVRAWPGKIAVGGGRYSMGGQVAITGGLHLDMRGMTRLVRLDAGARVARVQAGMRWRDLQDALDPLGLAVHTMQSFSNFTVGGAVSVNAHGRYVGNGPVVNSVRALQLVLADGSVVEATRSLNAALFRAAVGGYGAVGVITEVELDLAQNTRIERSVETVGLDDYPAWFQRMTDAGGCIFHNADLLPPLFDAPVAVSWRRTGKALTETARLVARGQSYGLEQNALFAMTELPRGDLIRSKLIHPLLLARPCVKWRNHEASLDVAELEPRTRLVSTYVLQEYFIPVRHFAAYARAMAATIRQHDALVLNVSVRHSPADSTSLLPWAKEEVFSFVVYYKQRTHAASRRRVAEWTRATIDTALAFGGRYYLPYQLHATRAQFDRAYPEADALRAIKRSVDPDGRFSNELWARYL; translated from the coding sequence ATGCATCCACCACGCCGCCGCTTCCTCGCCCAGGCCATGGCCGGGGCCGGCCTGCTGGCCCTGTCGCCGTCCCACGCCCTGGCCGCCTCGGGCATCGCCATTCCCAACATCACCGGGCTGTACCCGGTGGAAGTCGCCCGCGTGGCCGCGCCGCGCAGCACCGAGGAGGTCGCGCAGGCCGTACGCGCCTGGCCCGGCAAGATCGCGGTCGGCGGCGGTCGCTACAGCATGGGCGGCCAGGTCGCCATTACCGGCGGACTGCACCTCGACATGCGCGGCATGACCCGGCTGGTCCGGCTCGATGCGGGCGCCAGGGTGGCCCGGGTCCAGGCCGGAATGCGTTGGCGCGACCTGCAGGATGCCCTCGACCCGCTGGGCCTGGCCGTGCACACGATGCAGAGCTTTTCTAATTTCACGGTGGGCGGCGCCGTCTCGGTGAATGCCCACGGGCGCTACGTCGGCAACGGTCCGGTGGTGAACTCGGTGCGCGCCCTGCAGCTGGTGCTGGCGGACGGCTCGGTCGTGGAAGCGACGCGCAGCCTCAACGCCGCTTTGTTCCGCGCCGCCGTCGGCGGCTACGGCGCAGTAGGCGTCATCACCGAGGTCGAGCTCGATCTGGCGCAGAACACGCGCATCGAGCGCAGCGTGGAAACGGTGGGACTCGACGATTATCCCGCCTGGTTCCAGCGCATGACGGATGCCGGCGGCTGCATCTTCCACAACGCCGACCTGCTGCCGCCGCTGTTCGATGCGCCGGTCGCGGTGTCCTGGCGCAGGACGGGCAAGGCGCTGACCGAAACGGCCAGGCTGGTCGCGCGCGGCCAATCCTACGGACTCGAGCAGAATGCCTTGTTCGCCATGACCGAGCTGCCGCGTGGCGACTTGATCCGCAGCAAACTGATCCACCCGCTGCTGCTGGCCCGCCCCTGCGTGAAGTGGCGCAACCATGAAGCCAGCCTCGACGTGGCGGAGCTGGAACCGCGCACGCGCCTGGTCTCGACTTACGTGCTGCAGGAATACTTCATCCCGGTGCGGCACTTCGCCGCCTATGCGCGCGCCATGGCGGCGACCATCCGCCAGCACGATGCCCTGGTGCTGAACGTGTCGGTGCGCCATTCGCCGGCAGACAGCACATCCTTGCTGCCCTGGGCGAAGGAGGAGGTGTTTTCCTTCGTGGTGTACTACAAACAGCGTACCCATGCCGCCTCCCGGCGCCGGGTGGCGGAATGGACGCGCGCGACGATCGACACCGCGCTTGCCTTCGGCGGGCGCTACTACCTGCCCTACCAGCTGCATGCCACCCGCGCCCAGTTCGACCGCGCTTATCCCGAGGCCGATGCTCTGCGCGCGATCAAACGCAGCGTCGACCCGGACGGCCGCTTCAGCAACGAACTGTGGGCCAGGTATCTATAG
- the secF gene encoding protein translocase subunit SecF gives MEFFKIKRDIPFMRHAVILNVISVVTFLAAVFFLATKGLHWSVEFTGGTVMELHYPHAADQEKIRTTLRGIGYEAPEVTSFGTAQSVLLRLPIVEGQDQAGTSNRVFNAVCSSEQGKPTVTQVTTDKGETVSRTACVTADNKELVSLQRVEFVGPAVGEELAQNGLNALLMVVIGVIIYLSVRFEWKFAVSAIIANLHDVVIILGFFAFFQWEFSLTVLAAILAVLGYSVNESVVIFDRIREMFRKQRKMSVPEVIDHAITSTISRTIITHGSTQIMVLSMLLFGGHALHYFAMALTIGICFGIYSSVFVAAALAMWLGVKREDLIKPVKEKDETDGAVV, from the coding sequence ATGGAATTTTTCAAGATCAAACGGGACATCCCGTTCATGCGCCACGCCGTGATCCTCAATGTGATCTCGGTGGTGACCTTCCTGGCGGCGGTGTTCTTCCTGGCGACCAAGGGCCTGCACTGGTCGGTCGAGTTCACCGGCGGCACCGTGATGGAGCTGCACTACCCGCATGCCGCGGACCAGGAAAAGATCCGCACCACGCTGCGCGGCATCGGCTATGAAGCGCCCGAGGTGACCAGCTTCGGCACCGCCCAGAGCGTCCTGCTGCGCCTGCCGATCGTCGAAGGCCAGGACCAGGCCGGCACCTCGAACCGCGTCTTCAACGCGGTCTGCTCGTCGGAGCAGGGCAAGCCGACCGTCACCCAGGTCACGACCGACAAGGGCGAAACGGTCAGCCGTACTGCCTGCGTGACGGCGGACAACAAGGAACTGGTCAGCCTGCAGCGTGTGGAATTCGTCGGCCCGGCGGTCGGCGAAGAACTGGCGCAGAACGGCCTGAACGCCCTGCTGATGGTGGTGATCGGCGTGATCATCTACCTGTCGGTGCGCTTCGAATGGAAGTTCGCGGTCTCGGCGATCATCGCCAACCTGCACGATGTGGTCATCATCCTGGGCTTCTTCGCCTTCTTCCAGTGGGAATTCTCGCTGACGGTGCTGGCGGCGATCCTGGCGGTGCTGGGCTATTCGGTCAACGAATCGGTGGTGATCTTCGACCGAATCCGTGAAATGTTCCGCAAGCAGCGCAAGATGAGCGTGCCGGAAGTGATCGACCACGCGATCACCAGTACCATCTCGCGTACCATCATCACCCACGGTTCGACCCAGATCATGGTGCTGTCGATGCTGCTGTTCGGCGGCCACGCCCTGCACTATTTCGCCATGGCGCTGACCATCGGCATCTGCTTCGGCATCTATTCCTCGGTGTTCGTCGCCGCGGCGCTGGCCATGTGGCTGGGCGTGAAGCGCGAAGACCTGATCAAGCCGGTCAAGGAAAAGGACGAGACCGACGGCGCCGTCGTCTGA
- the secD gene encoding protein translocase subunit SecD — translation MNRYPVWKYLLIAVALLLGALYTAPNYFGESPALQVTTGKTTVNITSATVGLVEDALKRNGVPATAIALEGSGNSTAVRARFASTDAQFKAKLALERDLNRDKDNPDYIVTVNLAKNTPAWMEAIGAKPMNLGLDLRGGVHFLLQIDSKAVLDTKVKGLQASVRSQLRDANIRHAGIERVGNTIEVRFRETGVRAEARAALAKQSQDLVFADAADGTELKLVVSLKPEAVRRTVEDGVKQNISTLSKRINELGTTEPLIQQQGADRIIVQLPGVQDVARAKDIIGRTATLELRMVDSTVTPGTELTAAIPLNSELFTEGRGAPVVVSKDVILTGDYISSAVASFDQNQQPAVSIDLNGDGGRRMRLATRENVGKRLAVLLKEKGQYSVPTAPVINQELGSTFQITGIGSIEDANELALLLRSGALSAPMEFIEERVIGPQLGAENIERGLHSTLWGFVAIAAFMIIYYHLVGTVSAIALAANVLLLLALLSMLQVTLTLPGIAAIALTLGMAIDSNVLVNERIREELRAGATPQVAINAGYKHAWDTIFDSNVTALIVGLALLIFGSGPVRGFAVVHCLGILTSMFSAVFLSRGLINLWYGRKKKLTHISIGTVWKEGFTPNKQNATQGAQD, via the coding sequence ATGAATCGCTATCCCGTCTGGAAATATCTATTGATCGCCGTCGCGCTCCTGCTGGGTGCGCTGTACACGGCGCCGAACTACTTCGGCGAATCGCCTGCACTGCAGGTCACCACCGGTAAAACGACGGTCAACATCACCAGCGCCACCGTCGGCCTGGTCGAAGACGCGCTCAAGCGCAATGGTGTTCCAGCCACAGCCATTGCCCTGGAAGGCAGCGGCAACAGCACCGCGGTACGCGCGCGCTTTGCCAGCACCGATGCCCAGTTCAAGGCCAAGCTGGCGCTCGAACGCGACCTGAACCGCGACAAGGACAACCCCGACTACATCGTCACCGTCAACCTGGCGAAGAACACCCCGGCCTGGATGGAAGCCATCGGCGCCAAGCCCATGAACCTGGGCCTGGACCTGCGCGGCGGCGTGCATTTCCTGCTGCAGATCGACAGCAAGGCCGTGCTCGACACCAAGGTGAAGGGCCTGCAGGCCAGCGTCCGCAGCCAGCTGCGCGACGCCAACATCCGCCACGCCGGCATCGAGCGCGTCGGCAACACCATCGAAGTGCGCTTCCGCGAGACCGGCGTGCGCGCCGAAGCCCGCGCCGCGCTGGCCAAGCAATCCCAGGACCTGGTCTTCGCCGATGCCGCCGACGGCACCGAGCTGAAACTGGTCGTCTCGCTCAAGCCGGAAGCGGTGCGCCGCACCGTGGAAGACGGCGTCAAGCAGAACATTTCCACCCTGTCCAAGCGTATCAACGAACTGGGCACCACCGAGCCGCTGATCCAGCAGCAGGGCGCCGACCGCATCATCGTCCAGCTGCCGGGCGTGCAGGACGTGGCGCGCGCCAAGGACATCATCGGCCGCACCGCCACCCTGGAACTGCGCATGGTCGACTCGACCGTGACCCCGGGCACCGAGCTGACCGCCGCGATTCCGCTGAACTCGGAACTGTTCACCGAAGGCCGCGGCGCCCCGGTGGTGGTGTCCAAGGACGTCATCCTGACCGGCGACTACATCTCGAGCGCGGTCGCCAGCTTCGACCAGAACCAGCAGCCGGCCGTCTCGATCGACCTGAACGGCGACGGTGGCCGCCGCATGCGCCTGGCCACCCGTGAAAACGTCGGCAAGCGCCTGGCGGTCCTGCTGAAGGAAAAAGGCCAGTACAGCGTGCCGACCGCACCGGTCATCAACCAGGAACTGGGCTCGACCTTCCAGATCACCGGCATCGGCAGCATCGAGGACGCCAACGAGCTGGCGCTGCTGCTGCGCTCGGGCGCGCTGTCGGCGCCGATGGAATTCATCGAGGAACGCGTGATCGGCCCGCAGCTGGGCGCCGAGAACATCGAGCGCGGCCTGCACTCGACGCTGTGGGGCTTCGTGGCGATTGCCGCCTTCATGATCATCTACTATCACCTGGTGGGTACGGTCAGCGCGATCGCGCTGGCGGCCAACGTGCTGCTCCTGCTGGCCCTGCTGTCGATGCTGCAGGTCACCCTGACCCTGCCGGGTATCGCCGCAATCGCGCTCACGCTCGGCATGGCGATCGACTCCAACGTGCTGGTCAACGAGCGCATCCGCGAGGAGCTGCGCGCGGGCGCCACGCCGCAGGTGGCGATCAATGCCGGCTACAAGCACGCCTGGGACACGATTTTCGACTCCAACGTCACCGCCCTGATCGTCGGCCTGGCGCTGCTGATCTTCGGTTCGGGTCCGGTGCGCGGCTTCGCCGTGGTGCACTGCCTGGGCATCCTGACCTCGATGTTCTCGGCCGTGTTCCTGTCCCGTGGCCTGATCAACCTCTGGTATGGCCGCAAGAAGAAACTGACCCACATCTCGATCGGCACGGTCTGGAAAGAAGGTTTTACGCCTAACAAGCAAAACGCGACTCAGGGAGCGCAGGACTAA
- the yajC gene encoding preprotein translocase subunit YajC, with product MFISNAYAQTTAAADPGLMGSLTTFLPLILMFVVMYFLMIRPQQKRQRELKAMMDALTKGDEVATAGGILGRVVKVADTTVTLEIATGTEIVVQKNAVVTLLPKGTLKAL from the coding sequence GTGTTCATTTCCAACGCGTACGCGCAAACGACGGCTGCAGCCGATCCTGGCCTGATGGGTAGCCTGACCACTTTCCTGCCGCTGATCCTGATGTTCGTGGTCATGTATTTCCTCATGATCCGTCCGCAGCAGAAGCGCCAGCGCGAGCTGAAAGCGATGATGGACGCACTGACCAAGGGCGACGAAGTGGCGACCGCGGGCGGCATCCTGGGCCGTGTGGTCAAGGTGGCCGATACCACCGTGACCCTGGAAATCGCGACCGGCACCGAAATCGTGGTCCAGAAGAACGCAGTGGTGACGCTGCTGCCGAAAGGCACCCTGAAGGCACTGTAA
- the tgt gene encoding tRNA guanosine(34) transglycosylase Tgt translates to MLEFTLLKKDTSGLSHARRGRLKLNHGTIETPIFMPVGTYGSVKAMSPVELKEVGSQIILGNTFHLWLRPGTAVLDKFGGLHKFMGWDGPILTDSGGFQVFSLGAMRKITEEGVKFASPIDGSRQFLSPEVSMQIQRSLNSDIVMQFDECTPYEIDGRPATAEEAAKSMRMSLRWAQRSMNEFKRGENPNALFGIVQGGMYEHLRDESLAGLEDIHFPGLAIGGLSVGEPKEDMQRILAHVGPRLPENKPHYLMGVGTPEDLVEGVANGVDMFDCVMPTRNARNGWLFTRFGDVKIKNARYKDDAAPLDESCDCYCCKNFSRAYLHHLHRSNEILGARLNTIHNLHFYLKIMQEMRDAIDADKFNEFRIQFRADRSRGV, encoded by the coding sequence ATGCTCGAATTTACCTTACTGAAAAAAGACACCAGCGGCCTGTCGCACGCGCGCCGCGGCCGCCTCAAGCTCAACCACGGCACCATCGAAACCCCGATCTTCATGCCGGTCGGGACCTACGGCTCGGTCAAGGCGATGTCGCCGGTCGAGCTGAAGGAAGTGGGCTCGCAGATCATCCTGGGTAACACCTTCCACCTGTGGCTGCGCCCGGGCACGGCGGTGCTCGACAAGTTCGGCGGCCTGCACAAGTTCATGGGCTGGGACGGCCCGATCCTGACCGATTCGGGCGGCTTCCAGGTGTTCTCGCTGGGCGCGATGCGCAAGATCACGGAAGAGGGCGTCAAGTTCGCCTCGCCGATCGATGGCTCGCGCCAGTTCCTGTCGCCCGAAGTGTCGATGCAGATCCAGCGCTCGCTGAACTCGGACATCGTGATGCAGTTCGACGAATGCACCCCCTACGAGATCGACGGCCGCCCGGCCACCGCCGAGGAAGCGGCCAAGTCGATGCGCATGTCGCTGCGCTGGGCCCAGCGCTCGATGAACGAGTTCAAGCGCGGCGAGAATCCGAACGCGCTGTTCGGCATCGTCCAGGGCGGCATGTACGAGCACCTGCGCGACGAGTCGCTGGCGGGTCTGGAAGATATTCATTTCCCGGGCCTGGCGATCGGCGGCCTGTCGGTGGGCGAGCCGAAGGAAGACATGCAGCGCATCCTGGCCCACGTCGGCCCGCGCCTGCCGGAGAACAAGCCGCACTACCTGATGGGCGTGGGCACCCCGGAAGACCTGGTCGAGGGCGTGGCCAACGGCGTCGACATGTTCGACTGCGTGATGCCGACCCGCAACGCCCGCAACGGCTGGCTGTTCACGCGCTTCGGCGACGTCAAGATCAAGAACGCGCGCTACAAGGACGACGCGGCGCCGCTGGACGAGAGCTGCGACTGCTATTGCTGCAAGAACTTCTCGCGCGCCTACCTGCACCACTTGCACCGCTCGAACGAGATCCTGGGTGCGCGCCTGAACACGATCCACAACCTGCACTTCTATCTGAAGATCATGCAGGAGATGCGCGATGCGATCGATGCGGACAAGTTCAACGAGTTCCGGATCCAGTTCCGGGCTGACCGCTCGCGCGGCGTGTAA